A single genomic interval of Lacrimispora sphenoides JCM 1415 harbors:
- the rbr gene encoding rubrerythrin has protein sequence MVALKDSVTKENLLKAFAGECQAWRRYEFAASQAKNQNLAVLYWLFHYTGNQEKEHAEVFYNHLKEFHGQEISISANYPIDNSNNILELLQLSAQHEAAEHDTIYKSFGDKAKEEGFSSIANSFYMIAEVEKVHSQRFAQYAQLVQDNKLFENDTTTEYICLNCGHIHKGTKAPQVCPVCSHNQGYFVRREDSPFGK, from the coding sequence ATGGTCGCACTGAAAGACAGCGTTACAAAAGAGAACCTTTTAAAAGCTTTTGCAGGAGAGTGCCAGGCTTGGCGGCGTTACGAATTTGCCGCGTCCCAGGCAAAAAATCAAAATCTTGCTGTTTTATACTGGCTTTTCCATTATACCGGAAATCAAGAGAAGGAACACGCTGAGGTATTCTATAATCACTTAAAAGAGTTCCATGGTCAGGAAATCTCCATAAGCGCCAACTATCCAATTGACAACTCCAATAACATCCTGGAGCTTTTGCAGCTCTCCGCCCAACATGAAGCTGCCGAGCACGACACCATTTATAAATCCTTTGGCGACAAGGCTAAGGAAGAGGGATTTTCCAGTATCGCAAATTCCTTTTATATGATCGCTGAAGTTGAAAAAGTACACAGCCAGCGTTTTGCCCAGTATGCGCAGCTGGTGCAAGACAATAAACTTTTTGAAAACGATACGACCACAGAATATATCTGCTTAAACTGCGGTCATATCCATAAAGGAACCAAAGCGCCGCAGGTCTGCCCTGTTTGCAGCCATAACCAGGGGTATTTTGTACGCCGGGAAGACTCTCCATTCGGAAAATAA
- a CDS encoding MetQ/NlpA family ABC transporter substrate-binding protein encodes MKKIGLIIIAALLAVTVAGCSANSESKLGQDKKTLKYGKAAGPYTVLFEDAVKPILEKQGYQLEVVDFSDLLQNDTALNEGEIDFNVEQHTAYAENFNNKQNGNLVPISPIPTVPAGLFSAKHTSLDAIADGAIVAVPNDASNTARAYALLQKAGWIKLNPDVPLETVKQSDIIENTYNINFVEMDSLNIPPALDDFDFAVITGSIVYNAGIDPSTAILQEDILDHLILQVVVKEENKDTKWAKDIAAAYHSDELKEYMKKNNSGLWFVPQELQ; translated from the coding sequence ATGAAAAAAATTGGATTGATTATCATCGCTGCCTTACTTGCCGTCACTGTCGCCGGCTGCTCAGCCAATAGCGAAAGCAAGCTGGGCCAGGACAAAAAAACATTGAAATACGGCAAGGCTGCAGGACCCTATACGGTATTATTTGAAGATGCAGTGAAACCCATCTTAGAGAAGCAGGGGTATCAGCTGGAAGTGGTTGATTTTTCAGACCTTTTGCAGAATGATACCGCGTTGAATGAAGGTGAAATTGACTTTAACGTGGAACAGCATACTGCTTATGCAGAAAATTTCAACAATAAGCAAAATGGAAACCTTGTTCCCATCTCCCCCATACCCACCGTTCCCGCCGGACTGTTTTCTGCAAAGCACACCTCTTTGGACGCCATAGCGGATGGCGCGATTGTCGCAGTGCCAAATGACGCATCCAATACGGCACGTGCTTATGCACTTCTTCAAAAGGCCGGCTGGATCAAGCTTAACCCGGATGTTCCCCTTGAAACGGTGAAACAATCCGACATCATTGAAAACACGTACAACATCAATTTTGTGGAAATGGATTCGTTAAACATCCCTCCTGCTCTGGATGATTTTGACTTTGCAGTGATCACAGGAAGCATTGTTTATAATGCAGGCATTGATCCATCTACCGCCATATTACAAGAAGATATTTTGGATCATCTGATTTTACAGGTGGTTGTAAAAGAAGAGAACAAAGATACAAAATGGGCAAAGGACATCGCAGCTGCTTATCACTCGGACGAATTGAAAGAGTATATGAAAAAGAACAACTCAGGCTTGTGGTTCGTTCCCCAGGAATTGCAATAG
- a CDS encoding amidohydrolase, with amino-acid sequence MSDSTFYNQITETFHWFHQNPELSFEEYETTGRIREFLEYYNIRILDLDLKTGLAAEIQGENDGPVIALRCDIDALPVQEETELPYASAITGKMHACGHDFHTTVMLYVAKKLQEQREHLHGTVKILFQPAEESSVGALEVIKTKVLDDVDGIYGLHTDITLPVGTVGIVSGSVTAAVDRFTVRLTGKGTHAAHPQDGIDPVLTASQIVTLAQSIISRNIDPFSQGLLSITRVTAGNTWNVIPQTAELEGTVRTMGRHNRRLIEERFRTLVQHIALSQGTEAEIDWLAGPPATNNAPCFEPAAAAVAKEQGLKVKTSSPSLGGEDFAFYQEKIPGFFIRIGTGESYPNHHPKFQVDTNALKPAIDYFAALAQKTLLALKSGELIPAQEASDD; translated from the coding sequence ATGTCTGATTCTACATTTTATAACCAGATTACAGAAACCTTTCATTGGTTTCACCAAAATCCCGAACTATCCTTTGAAGAGTACGAGACAACGGGCCGAATTCGTGAGTTTTTAGAATACTACAATATCCGTATCCTGGATTTGGATTTAAAAACAGGATTGGCAGCAGAAATACAAGGTGAAAACGACGGTCCTGTGATCGCACTGCGCTGCGATATCGACGCTCTGCCCGTGCAGGAAGAAACCGAGTTACCCTATGCCTCTGCCATAACTGGAAAGATGCACGCCTGCGGTCACGACTTTCATACCACAGTGATGCTGTATGTGGCAAAAAAATTACAGGAGCAGCGGGAACATTTGCACGGAACGGTAAAAATCCTGTTTCAACCCGCCGAGGAATCCTCGGTCGGTGCTTTGGAAGTAATCAAAACAAAGGTTCTTGATGATGTTGACGGGATCTACGGCCTGCATACCGATATCACACTCCCGGTTGGAACTGTAGGAATTGTTTCCGGAAGTGTTACCGCCGCTGTTGACAGGTTTACAGTCAGGCTTACGGGAAAAGGCACCCATGCGGCTCACCCTCAGGACGGAATTGATCCTGTGCTTACAGCATCACAGATTGTAACCCTTGCCCAAAGCATCATCAGCCGTAATATTGATCCGTTTTCTCAGGGCCTGCTCAGCATAACCCGTGTTACGGCAGGTAACACATGGAATGTAATTCCGCAGACAGCAGAGCTTGAAGGAACGGTACGCACCATGGGTAGACACAATCGCCGTCTGATCGAAGAACGTTTCCGTACACTGGTTCAGCATATTGCATTGTCACAGGGGACAGAAGCAGAAATAGACTGGCTTGCAGGGCCTCCTGCCACAAATAATGCCCCGTGTTTTGAGCCTGCTGCTGCCGCCGTAGCAAAAGAACAGGGGCTGAAGGTCAAAACTTCTTCACCGTCTCTTGGCGGAGAAGACTTTGCCTTTTATCAGGAAAAGATTCCAGGTTTCTTCATTCGTATAGGAACTGGTGAGTCCTATCCCAACCACCACCCGAAATTTCAAGTTGACACCAATGCATTGAAGCCGGCCATTGATTATTTTGCAGCTTTGGCACAAAAAACTCTTTTAGCCTTAAAAAGCGGGGAATTGATTCCTGCGCAGGAGGCATCTGATGATTGA
- a CDS encoding glutathione S-transferase family protein has product MAIEERFGKVATTEDTHEVSETGAFVRQDNYFVTPFGEGEGELPVEAGRYRLIWTPLCPWATRQIIALKLLGLEDAISVGKVSPVRTENGWEFSLDEGGVDPVLKIRYLPEIYAATDPEYEGRATVPTVVDLKTRKVVNNDYHRLTNYWETAWKPFYKPGAPDLYPEDLREEIDELNVILFHEVNNGVYKAGFAQSQKEYETAYDVLFQRLDWLEERLSKGRYLFGDRLTDSDIRLYVTLARFDVAYYFSHKTNRNRIADFDNLWNYAKDLYTIPAFKEATDFDSIKRGYLLGSHGHNPYNILPLGPDVSIWDEPNNRDEKFGKRK; this is encoded by the coding sequence ATGGCAATAGAAGAGAGATTCGGAAAGGTAGCGACCACAGAAGATACCCACGAAGTATCTGAAACAGGCGCTTTTGTAAGACAGGATAATTATTTTGTCACACCCTTTGGTGAAGGGGAGGGAGAGCTTCCGGTGGAAGCCGGGCGGTACCGGCTCATATGGACGCCCCTATGCCCATGGGCCACAAGACAGATCATTGCCTTAAAGCTTCTGGGGCTGGAAGATGCGATCAGCGTCGGTAAGGTAAGTCCCGTAAGAACGGAGAACGGCTGGGAATTTTCCCTTGACGAGGGCGGCGTGGATCCGGTTCTTAAAATCCGGTATCTCCCGGAAATCTATGCAGCCACAGACCCGGAATATGAAGGAAGGGCAACGGTTCCCACTGTGGTAGATTTAAAGACCAGAAAGGTGGTAAACAACGATTATCACCGTTTGACAAATTACTGGGAAACCGCATGGAAGCCATTTTATAAGCCGGGGGCACCGGATCTGTATCCTGAGGATTTAAGAGAGGAAATTGATGAACTCAATGTGATCTTATTCCATGAAGTGAACAACGGGGTATACAAAGCAGGTTTTGCACAGTCCCAAAAAGAATATGAAACTGCATATGATGTGCTGTTTCAAAGGCTTGACTGGCTGGAAGAACGGCTTTCCAAGGGGAGATATCTGTTTGGAGACCGGCTCACTGATTCTGATATCCGGTTATATGTAACCCTTGCCCGGTTTGACGTGGCTTACTATTTCAGTCATAAGACAAACAGGAACCGCATTGCGGATTTTGATAATCTGTGGAATTATGCAAAGGACTTGTATACGATTCCGGCATTTAAAGAGGCCACGGATTTTGATTCCATAAAAAGGGGATATCTCCTGGGAAGCCATGGACACAATCCATATAACATTCTTCCCCTGGGACCGGATGTTTCCATCTGGGATGAACCGAATAACAGGGATGAGAAATTCGGAAAGAGAAAATAG
- a CDS encoding methionine ABC transporter ATP-binding protein, translating into MIEIQNVSKRFDSASGEVHALRQVSLTVKKGDIFGVIGFSGAGKSTLVRLVNLLERPSEGRVLVDGTDITTLSKPDLRKLRKNIGMIFQQFNLLQSKSVFQNVAAPLVLNKVPKKDIEKRVKELLQFVELEDKTHTNVSKLSGGQKQRVGIARALATNPSILLCDEATSALDPKTTDSILELLKKINRELNVTILLITHEMHVICDVCNKVAVMDNGRVLEKGTVLEVFGNPQNKITRSFVKTVIDDSIPRSLAREILKYQGDNRIFRLRFQGNIAGKPLLYRISAEYHLENSILFATVCELQGVVFSVMIVQVFGSAQRLDEVQQFIEDSGVYVEVLRLTGGEEDRND; encoded by the coding sequence ATGATTGAAATTCAAAACGTAAGTAAACGGTTTGATTCTGCTTCTGGTGAAGTTCATGCCTTGCGGCAGGTCAGCCTTACAGTAAAAAAGGGCGATATTTTCGGAGTGATAGGTTTCAGCGGAGCAGGTAAATCTACCCTGGTACGCCTGGTAAACTTATTGGAGCGCCCATCAGAAGGGCGGGTACTGGTTGATGGCACGGACATCACCACCCTGTCAAAACCGGACTTACGAAAGCTGAGAAAGAATATCGGCATGATTTTCCAGCAATTTAATCTGCTCCAGTCCAAATCTGTTTTTCAGAACGTAGCGGCGCCGCTGGTATTGAACAAAGTGCCCAAAAAGGACATAGAAAAGCGGGTAAAAGAGCTCTTGCAGTTTGTAGAGCTTGAGGATAAAACCCACACCAATGTATCAAAGCTTTCAGGCGGTCAAAAACAAAGGGTCGGCATAGCCCGCGCCCTTGCCACAAATCCCAGCATCTTACTTTGCGACGAGGCTACAAGTGCTTTGGATCCTAAGACCACGGATTCTATTCTGGAGTTATTGAAAAAAATAAACAGGGAGCTGAATGTTACGATTCTCCTGATCACTCACGAAATGCACGTTATTTGTGATGTTTGTAACAAAGTTGCGGTTATGGATAATGGAAGGGTGCTAGAGAAGGGAACAGTGCTTGAAGTATTCGGTAATCCACAGAATAAAATTACCAGAAGTTTTGTAAAGACCGTGATTGACGACAGCATACCCAGGAGCCTTGCCCGGGAAATTCTTAAATATCAGGGAGATAACCGGATTTTCCGTCTGCGTTTTCAAGGAAATATTGCCGGAAAACCCCTGCTGTACCGCATAAGCGCGGAATACCACTTGGAAAACAGCATTTTGTTTGCCACCGTTTGTGAACTTCAGGGAGTTGTGTTCAGCGTTATGATTGTGCAGGTATTTGGTTCCGCTCAAAGGCTTGACGAGGTGCAGCAATTTATTGAAGATTCCGGAGTCTATGTGGAAGTCTTACGTTTGACCGGGGGAGAGGAGGATCGCAATGATTGA
- the cysK gene encoding cysteine synthase A, with protein MGTIKESAVELIGGTPILKLNRYSAKEGIEGVTLLAKLEYLNPAGSVKDRIALAMIEDAEEKGILKPGATIIEPTSGNTGIGLAAVAAAKGYRTILTLPDTMSVERRNLLKAYGAELELTEGAKGMRGAIEKAEELKDSIPGSIILGQFVNQANPKVHKETTGPEIWEQTAGEVDIFVAGVGTGGTITGVGQYLKEKKPDVRIVAVEPASSPVLSGGKPGPHKIQGIGAGFVPEVLDTGIYDEIITVENEDSFKEGKAFAVSEGILVGISSGAALKAAKLLAERPENKGKTIVVLLPDSGDRYLSTPLFG; from the coding sequence ATGGGAACAATTAAAGAAAGCGCAGTGGAACTCATTGGTGGAACACCGATACTCAAATTAAACCGGTACAGTGCAAAGGAAGGAATCGAGGGCGTTACGCTTCTGGCTAAGCTGGAATACTTAAATCCTGCCGGTTCCGTTAAAGACAGGATCGCTCTTGCCATGATTGAAGATGCAGAAGAAAAAGGGATCTTAAAGCCTGGAGCAACCATCATTGAGCCGACATCAGGAAATACCGGAATCGGTTTGGCAGCCGTTGCGGCGGCCAAAGGCTACCGGACCATTCTGACGCTCCCGGATACCATGAGCGTGGAACGTAGAAACTTATTAAAAGCCTATGGTGCAGAATTAGAATTAACTGAGGGAGCAAAGGGCATGAGAGGGGCTATTGAGAAAGCAGAGGAGCTGAAAGACAGCATACCTGGTTCTATAATCCTGGGACAGTTTGTGAACCAGGCAAACCCCAAAGTACACAAGGAAACCACCGGGCCGGAGATCTGGGAACAGACAGCTGGGGAAGTGGACATTTTTGTAGCTGGCGTAGGTACAGGCGGAACCATTACAGGTGTGGGACAATATTTAAAGGAAAAGAAACCGGATGTCAGAATTGTAGCGGTAGAACCGGCAAGCAGTCCGGTACTCTCCGGAGGCAAACCAGGGCCTCACAAGATTCAGGGTATCGGCGCAGGATTTGTGCCTGAAGTCCTGGATACCGGAATTTACGATGAAATAATTACCGTTGAGAATGAGGATTCATTTAAGGAAGGTAAGGCTTTTGCAGTATCAGAGGGAATTCTGGTGGGGATCTCTTCCGGCGCTGCACTAAAAGCCGCAAAGCTGCTGGCGGAAAGACCGGAAAACAAGGGAAAGACCATCGTCGTCTTACTGCCGGATTCCGGTGACCGGTATTTGTCCACTCCTTTATTCGGCTAA
- a CDS encoding RrF2 family transcriptional regulator: MKISTRGRYSLRMMIDLAEHYNEEFIALKDISERQNISKKYLEQIVPFLNRSNLLTTYRGHMGGYKLARQPSQITIGDILLSSEGSLNPVSCMDNDPNICSRQADCLTLPIWQGLSEVIANYLNGITLQDILDRYQESPEYYI, from the coding sequence ATGAAAATATCAACTCGCGGCCGCTATTCCCTTCGCATGATGATTGATTTAGCGGAACATTATAATGAGGAATTCATTGCCTTAAAGGACATTTCCGAAAGGCAGAACATTTCTAAAAAATATCTTGAACAGATTGTTCCTTTTTTAAACCGTAGCAATCTGCTCACTACCTACCGTGGTCACATGGGTGGTTATAAGCTGGCAAGGCAACCCTCCCAGATAACCATCGGAGATATCCTGCTCAGCTCAGAAGGAAGCTTAAATCCTGTCAGCTGTATGGACAACGATCCAAACATATGCTCCAGGCAGGCTGACTGTCTGACTCTTCCCATCTGGCAGGGGCTTTCAGAAGTTATTGCAAATTATTTAAATGGCATTACCCTGCAGGACATTCTTGACAGGTATCAGGAGTCTCCTGAATATTATATTTAG
- a CDS encoding trans-sulfuration enzyme family protein, with translation MEYGISTKCLYGNGEGVATDKSGAISFPIYQTATFAHRGIGESTGYDYSRLQNPTREQLEKVVASLENGVDALAFSSGMAAITALMELFQPGDHIITDCDLYGGSIRLFDNISKKNGILISSVDCSRGDIAEFENLIGENTKAIYIETPTNPMMNVIDIGKLAEIAKKNHLLLIVDNTFLSPYFQNPLKLGADIVVHSGTKYLGGHNDTIAGFLVTASAEISEKLRFIIKTVGSGLSPFDSWLILRGIKTLGIRMERGEENARKLVEWLCREKKVTKVYYPGIQSHPGHEVCKKQARGFGSMVTFEVETTELAHRILKEVKLIRFAESLGGVETLITYPITQTHADVPKEVLAANGVTDRILRLSVGIEDSEDLIRELERIFYV, from the coding sequence ATGGAATACGGGATTTCTACTAAATGTTTATACGGCAATGGGGAAGGGGTTGCTACAGACAAGTCTGGAGCCATCAGCTTTCCTATTTACCAGACAGCGACCTTTGCTCATAGGGGAATCGGGGAAAGCACCGGTTATGATTACAGCCGCCTGCAGAATCCAACCAGAGAGCAGCTGGAAAAGGTGGTGGCTTCCCTTGAAAATGGAGTGGATGCCCTGGCATTTTCAAGCGGTATGGCAGCAATCACGGCTTTAATGGAACTGTTTCAGCCGGGAGACCATATAATAACCGATTGTGATTTATATGGCGGGAGCATCCGTTTGTTTGATAATATCAGCAAGAAGAACGGGATTTTGATCAGTTCCGTAGACTGTTCCCGCGGGGACATTGCAGAATTTGAAAACCTGATCGGTGAAAATACAAAAGCAATATACATAGAGACTCCGACAAACCCTATGATGAATGTTATAGACATCGGTAAGCTGGCAGAGATTGCAAAGAAGAACCATTTGCTTTTGATCGTGGACAATACGTTTTTGTCCCCTTACTTTCAAAACCCATTGAAGCTGGGGGCTGATATTGTTGTCCACAGCGGAACCAAATATCTGGGCGGCCATAATGATACCATCGCAGGCTTTCTGGTCACCGCCTCGGCAGAGATATCCGAAAAGCTCAGGTTTATAATTAAGACGGTAGGTTCTGGTCTGTCTCCTTTTGACAGCTGGCTCATATTAAGAGGGATTAAAACCCTTGGAATCCGGATGGAGCGGGGAGAGGAGAATGCCAGAAAACTTGTGGAATGGCTGTGCAGGGAAAAGAAGGTCACAAAGGTATATTACCCCGGAATCCAGTCTCATCCCGGTCACGAGGTCTGTAAAAAGCAGGCAAGGGGATTTGGCTCCATGGTAACCTTTGAGGTGGAGACAACGGAGCTTGCCCATCGGATTTTAAAAGAGGTGAAACTGATCCGTTTTGCAGAAAGTTTGGGTGGTGTGGAAACGCTGATCACTTACCCGATTACCCAGACTCATGCCGATGTGCCGAAAGAGGTTCTGGCCGCCAATGGCGTTACCGACAGGATCTTAAGATTATCAGTGGGGATCGAGGACTCAGAAGATCTGATAAGGGAATTGGAGAGAATATTTTATGTGTAA
- a CDS encoding MalY/PatB family protein, with the protein MCKETINFDEVINRKHTNSLKYDFAIRRGKPENLLPLWVADMDFKVSGKILEALHERVDHGIFGYSEVQEEYFEAIRDWMEKKHHWNVESRWLIKTPGVVFALAMAVQAFTDQGDGVMIQQPVYYPFSEIIEDNDRVVVDNSLYLGEDGKYHMDLEDFERKAEEFHVKLFLLCSPHNPVGRVWSREELVKLGEICIRRDILVVSDEIHQDFVFEGEHLVFANLSEELKNRTITCTSPSKTFNLAGLQVSNIFIANQKLRRRFRRQVAAAGYSQLNTLGLTACEAAYRNGEEWHDQLMEYLKANVSYVREFLKEKIPNVKLIEPEGTYLVWLDLRELGLTEGEREDLIIKKAGLWLDSGAMFGPVGEGFERINIACPRSILEQALDNLEQAIKTL; encoded by the coding sequence ATGTGTAAGGAAACGATTAATTTTGATGAAGTCATAAACCGTAAACATACGAACAGTCTCAAGTATGATTTTGCAATAAGAAGGGGAAAACCGGAAAATCTTTTACCCCTGTGGGTAGCGGATATGGACTTTAAGGTATCCGGGAAGATTTTGGAGGCCCTTCATGAGCGGGTTGACCATGGGATTTTTGGTTACAGCGAGGTCCAGGAAGAATATTTTGAAGCCATCCGGGACTGGATGGAAAAAAAGCATCACTGGAATGTGGAGAGCAGATGGCTGATCAAAACACCTGGTGTTGTATTTGCCTTAGCCATGGCTGTCCAGGCTTTTACAGATCAGGGGGATGGGGTTATGATCCAGCAGCCGGTATATTATCCCTTCAGCGAAATCATTGAGGATAATGACAGGGTAGTCGTGGATAATTCCCTGTATCTTGGAGAAGATGGCAAGTATCACATGGATTTAGAAGATTTTGAAAGAAAAGCAGAAGAGTTCCATGTGAAATTATTTCTATTATGCAGTCCCCATAATCCGGTAGGAAGAGTCTGGAGCCGGGAGGAGTTGGTAAAATTAGGGGAAATCTGTATTCGCAGGGATATCCTTGTGGTCAGCGATGAGATTCATCAGGATTTTGTGTTTGAGGGAGAGCACCTGGTATTTGCCAATCTAAGCGAAGAACTAAAAAACAGGACTATTACCTGTACCTCCCCAAGTAAGACCTTTAATCTGGCGGGTTTACAGGTTTCCAATATATTTATTGCAAATCAGAAGCTGAGGCGTAGGTTCCGCAGACAGGTGGCGGCAGCCGGGTACAGTCAGCTTAATACCCTGGGCTTAACTGCATGTGAAGCGGCGTACCGCAATGGAGAAGAGTGGCATGATCAGCTCATGGAGTATTTAAAGGCAAACGTTTCCTATGTACGTGAGTTTTTAAAAGAAAAAATACCCAACGTCAAGCTTATAGAACCGGAAGGAACCTATCTTGTCTGGCTGGATCTCCGGGAACTGGGCCTTACAGAAGGGGAGAGAGAAGACCTGATCATAAAAAAGGCAGGGCTTTGGCTGGACAGCGGGGCCATGTTCGGTCCGGTGGGAGAGGGATTTGAAAGAATCAACATCGCATGCCCCCGGTCTATTCTGGAGCAGGCCTTAGATAACTTAGAGCAAGCTATAAAAACGTTATGA
- a CDS encoding LysR family transcriptional regulator, with protein MTLQQLRYAICIATQKSMNKAAAELFITQPSLSSTIRDLEEEIGIKLFLRSNRGIVITPEGEEFLGYARQMLEQYRQMEERFVKKEKFKKKFSVSMQHYTFAVQAFIHMAKEFGMDDYEFAVHETKTYEVIENVRNQKSELGILYLNDFNQKAIEKIFNDNELEFVELFQCGIYVFLWKGNPLAEKELIEFDDLKNYPCLSFEQGNNNSFYLAEEVFSTYEYKQIIKADDRATLLNLMVGLNGYTLCSGIICEDLNGDEYRAIPLNTDDKMRIGYIKKKKMPLSILGEKYIAELIRLKEKHLPD; from the coding sequence ATGACATTACAGCAGCTTCGTTATGCCATATGCATTGCAACTCAAAAATCCATGAATAAGGCGGCTGCCGAGTTGTTTATCACGCAGCCCAGCCTATCAAGCACCATCCGGGATCTGGAAGAAGAGATCGGCATTAAGCTGTTTCTTCGTTCAAACCGGGGAATCGTAATCACTCCGGAAGGAGAGGAGTTCCTTGGATATGCCAGACAGATGCTGGAGCAGTACCGCCAGATGGAAGAGCGGTTCGTAAAGAAGGAAAAGTTTAAGAAAAAATTCAGCGTATCCATGCAGCATTACACCTTTGCCGTTCAGGCCTTTATCCATATGGCAAAGGAATTCGGTATGGATGATTACGAATTTGCCGTCCACGAAACCAAAACCTATGAAGTCATTGAAAATGTAAGGAACCAGAAAAGCGAATTAGGGATCCTGTACTTAAATGATTTTAACCAGAAGGCCATTGAAAAAATTTTTAATGATAATGAACTGGAATTTGTGGAATTATTTCAGTGCGGAATCTACGTTTTCCTATGGAAGGGCAATCCGCTGGCAGAAAAAGAGCTGATCGAATTTGATGATTTAAAGAATTATCCCTGCCTGTCCTTTGAACAGGGGAATAATAATTCCTTTTATCTGGCGGAAGAAGTGTTCAGCACTTATGAATATAAGCAGATCATAAAGGCGGATGACAGAGCCACGCTCTTAAATCTCATGGTAGGATTAAATGGCTATACCCTGTGCTCCGGGATTATCTGTGAAGATTTAAATGGAGATGAATATAGGGCAATTCCTCTTAATACCGATGATAAGATGAGAATTGGATATATAAAAAAGAAAAAAATGCCCTTAAGCATCCTTGGTGAAAAATATATAGCGGAACTGATCAGATTAAAAGAAAAACATCTTCCTGACTAA
- a CDS encoding methionine ABC transporter permease: MIEQYLGITSEQMIIAAGQTVYMLFWGLVLGSLLGIPLGILLTITRKGGILQNKAVYTLINYTINIVRSVPYIILLVAIMPLTKIIVGTRIGTQAALVSLVFYITPFLSRLVESSLLEVDKGIIEAAEAMGATPLQVIWYFLLPEALGSLILSLTTGTIGLLGATAMAGAIGGGGVGNLALTYGYQQFNTPLMVATVIVLIVFVQLIQGLGNYLSKRVRARE, encoded by the coding sequence ATGATTGAGCAATATTTAGGCATTACAAGCGAACAGATGATAATTGCTGCCGGCCAGACCGTTTATATGCTGTTCTGGGGGCTGGTGCTGGGATCACTACTTGGGATTCCCCTCGGCATATTACTTACCATTACACGTAAGGGCGGTATCCTGCAAAACAAAGCTGTCTATACCCTGATCAATTACACAATTAACATTGTGCGCTCCGTGCCATATATTATTTTGCTGGTGGCAATTATGCCCTTAACAAAAATCATTGTGGGTACCCGGATCGGCACCCAGGCCGCTTTGGTTTCGCTGGTGTTTTACATTACTCCATTTCTTTCGCGCCTGGTAGAAAGCTCGCTGCTTGAGGTTGATAAGGGCATCATCGAAGCGGCGGAAGCCATGGGGGCGACTCCTTTGCAGGTTATTTGGTACTTTTTGCTGCCGGAAGCATTGGGTTCGCTGATCTTGTCCCTGACCACAGGCACCATCGGTCTCCTTGGTGCAACCGCCATGGCGGGAGCCATAGGCGGAGGCGGTGTTGGTAACCTGGCATTAACCTATGGGTATCAGCAATTTAACACACCCTTAATGGTTGCGACCGTAATCGTATTGATCGTGTTTGTGCAGCTGATTCAAGGGCTTGGAAATTATTTATCAAAACGTGTCAGAGCACGTGAATAA